In one window of Gemmatimonadaceae bacterium DNA:
- the nth gene encoding endonuclease III → MARSRGGPRQPLSRSKPGKTTSRSTTKTPTATSVETVAVSALRQTSRARSVGRKPSQKAPALAKSPRTKADRMAIAHVVLERLLRAYPDAHCELDHRNAFELLSATILSAQCTDVRVNLVTPALFARFPDAAAMRSARLEDVEDLVRSTGFFRAKAKSLVGMADALVTRFGGEVPRTIAELASLPGVGRKTANVILGNAFDINEGIVVDTHVQRLARRLGLTREPDPVGIERELMPLFPQERWAVLSHLLIWHGRRACLARKPACGMCVLRDVCPSAEAVSPPSVESPSA, encoded by the coding sequence CCACGAAGACGCCGACCGCGACATCCGTGGAGACCGTTGCGGTGTCGGCCCTGCGTCAGACAAGCCGTGCCCGTTCCGTTGGACGGAAGCCATCGCAGAAGGCACCCGCACTGGCGAAATCGCCTCGGACGAAGGCCGACAGGATGGCCATCGCCCACGTCGTTCTTGAGCGATTGCTGCGGGCGTATCCCGACGCGCATTGTGAGCTCGACCATCGCAACGCATTTGAATTGCTGTCCGCCACCATTTTGTCCGCGCAGTGCACCGATGTGCGAGTGAACCTGGTGACGCCAGCGCTCTTTGCGCGCTTTCCCGATGCTGCGGCCATGCGCTCGGCGCGGCTGGAGGACGTCGAAGACCTCGTGCGTTCCACCGGCTTTTTTCGCGCCAAGGCGAAGAGTCTGGTGGGGATGGCGGACGCCCTGGTCACGCGTTTCGGGGGCGAGGTGCCGCGCACCATCGCCGAGCTCGCGTCATTGCCAGGGGTCGGCCGGAAGACCGCCAATGTGATTTTGGGCAATGCGTTCGATATCAACGAGGGAATTGTCGTCGATACCCACGTGCAGCGTCTGGCTCGGCGATTAGGCCTGACGCGTGAGCCCGATCCCGTCGGGATCGAGCGGGAGCTGATGCCACTGTTCCCACAGGAGCGATGGGCAGTCCTCAGCCACTTGCTGATCTGGCACGGTCGGCGGGCGTGTCTGGCGCGGAAGCCGGCCTGCGGGATGTGCGTACTACGGGACGTCTGCCCAAGCGCGGAAGCCGTTTCGCCGCCCTCGGTTGAATCTCCCTCGGCGTAG
- a CDS encoding peptidylprolyl isomerase produces the protein MAKLATFETTKGTIVAELFDAEAPKTVENFEKLANSGFYDGVKFHRVIPDFVVQGGDPLSRDLPEGDRRVGTGGPGWQIACETKGNPKKHSVGALSMAHAGKDTGGSQFFMVLSESNTRHLNGVHTVFGQITEGLDVMATIVANDAMTSVRVADAK, from the coding sequence GTGGCAAAGCTGGCTACATTCGAAACCACCAAGGGCACGATCGTCGCGGAGTTGTTCGACGCCGAGGCCCCCAAGACCGTCGAGAATTTCGAGAAGCTCGCGAATTCGGGCTTCTATGACGGTGTGAAGTTCCACCGGGTGATTCCGGATTTCGTCGTGCAGGGTGGGGATCCGCTGTCGCGCGATCTTCCCGAGGGGGACCGACGGGTCGGCACCGGTGGTCCGGGTTGGCAGATTGCCTGTGAAACCAAGGGCAATCCGAAGAAGCATTCGGTGGGTGCGCTCTCGATGGCGCATGCCGGGAAGGACACGGGTGGCAGTCAGTTCTTCATGGTACTGAGCGAGTCGAACACGCGCCATTTGAACGGCGTGCATACGGTGTTCGGCCAGATCACGGAGGGCCTCGACGTCATGGCGACGATCGTGGCGAACGACGCGATGACGTCGGTTCGCGTCGCGGACGCGAAATAA
- a CDS encoding TetR/AcrR family transcriptional regulator, whose translation MSIPEPSDARRRRDPEARPHQILEAAFCEFGEHGLAGARLDDIARRANVAKGTIYLYFPNKEALFRAMVQATTIAALETAEARLASVDSESATAQLRYVACGWWAFLRTERFQVVQRLVMAELPQFPDLMQFYADEVMARGRRLIGAIIARGIAYGEFRPLDPEVGARMLSALAMTHSQWCSRRQFFPALMQRTDDDVRDELIDFYLHALRPAAAVAPSSLPSPT comes from the coding sequence GTGTCGATACCAGAACCGTCAGACGCTCGTCGGCGGCGCGATCCAGAGGCTCGGCCGCACCAGATTCTGGAGGCGGCGTTCTGCGAGTTTGGAGAGCATGGACTGGCCGGTGCCCGTCTCGATGACATCGCGCGCCGCGCCAACGTCGCCAAGGGCACTATCTACCTGTACTTCCCCAACAAGGAAGCGCTGTTTCGCGCCATGGTGCAGGCGACGACCATTGCCGCCCTTGAAACCGCCGAGGCGCGCCTCGCCTCGGTCGACAGCGAGAGCGCGACGGCCCAACTGCGATACGTGGCCTGCGGGTGGTGGGCGTTTCTGCGCACCGAACGCTTCCAGGTGGTGCAACGGCTGGTGATGGCCGAGTTGCCGCAGTTTCCGGACCTGATGCAGTTCTACGCCGATGAAGTAATGGCACGGGGCCGCCGGCTGATCGGCGCCATCATCGCCCGCGGGATCGCCTACGGCGAGTTCCGGCCACTTGATCCTGAGGTGGGGGCGCGCATGCTGTCCGCGCTCGCCATGACACACAGCCAGTGGTGCTCGCGTCGTCAGTTCTTCCCGGCGCTTATGCAGCGCACCGACGACGACGTCCGCGACGAGTTGATCGATTTCTACCTGCATGCGCTGCGCCCAGCCGCGGCGGTCGCCCCGTCCTCCCTGCCTTCTCCAACATGA
- a CDS encoding TolC family protein: protein MTSTRTPASRGPLPSGLTLLIALAVTGAPLGAQGTALSLGDAARLAAKQSGGVEVARTRVAAAEARVTQRRGALMPDLAAGIQQASRTTNSATFGFSFRDPAGRPLLNPNGEIIGPVPTVDVRYRIQQPLLDLGNLAKWRAAQAATDAASADVNAQAEAAASVAAAIYVRAARAEAQVAARVADSALAADLLRIARDQLQAGVGIALDVTRAQSQLASTRAQIIIARNDRDRALLELKRAMGMSLDAALTLRDSLGALPVEAVVPDEAAALDKAGQSRADIRALVAQEAAQQRAISAIRWERTPQLGLMVDHGVIGKNWGHLLSTYTWGVQLSVGLFDGFRREGRVQEQLAGTRETDARLRDLRAQSALDVRAALLDLSAAREQLDAVRERLALSEQEVAQAQERFRAGVAGNADVISALLSLNSARTLRNDVLAAYQTARVSLARAVGGVRELP from the coding sequence ATGACATCCACCCGCACCCCAGCGTCGCGTGGCCCGTTGCCATCCGGGCTCACGCTCCTGATCGCACTCGCAGTGACTGGCGCGCCGCTCGGCGCACAAGGCACCGCACTCTCACTGGGCGACGCCGCTCGTCTGGCGGCCAAGCAGAGCGGGGGGGTCGAGGTGGCCCGCACACGTGTTGCGGCCGCGGAGGCGCGTGTGACCCAGCGTCGCGGCGCCCTGATGCCGGATCTTGCGGCTGGGATTCAACAGGCGTCGCGCACGACCAACTCCGCCACGTTCGGGTTTTCCTTTCGCGATCCCGCGGGTCGACCCCTGCTGAATCCGAATGGCGAAATCATTGGTCCGGTGCCCACGGTCGACGTGCGCTATCGCATCCAGCAGCCATTGCTGGACCTCGGCAATTTGGCGAAGTGGCGGGCGGCCCAGGCGGCCACTGACGCCGCGAGTGCCGACGTGAATGCGCAAGCGGAAGCCGCCGCGTCCGTAGCCGCCGCCATTTACGTCCGCGCTGCGCGGGCCGAGGCGCAGGTGGCGGCACGTGTTGCCGATTCGGCGCTGGCCGCCGATCTGCTGCGCATTGCCCGTGACCAACTGCAAGCGGGCGTAGGAATCGCCCTCGATGTCACGCGCGCCCAGTCGCAGCTCGCGTCCACGCGCGCGCAGATCATCATCGCGCGCAATGATCGTGATCGCGCCCTGCTGGAGCTCAAGCGGGCGATGGGGATGTCGCTCGATGCTGCGCTGACGCTGCGGGATTCGCTTGGCGCGCTGCCCGTGGAGGCCGTGGTGCCTGATGAAGCCGCCGCCCTCGACAAAGCGGGTCAATCGCGCGCCGACATTCGCGCACTGGTGGCGCAGGAAGCGGCGCAACAGCGGGCCATTTCGGCCATTCGGTGGGAGCGCACACCGCAGCTTGGCCTCATGGTGGATCACGGGGTCATCGGCAAGAACTGGGGACACCTGTTGTCGACCTACACGTGGGGCGTCCAGCTGTCGGTCGGGCTGTTCGACGGGTTCCGTCGCGAAGGCCGGGTGCAGGAGCAGCTCGCGGGAACGCGAGAGACCGATGCCCGACTGCGCGATCTGCGGGCCCAGAGCGCGCTCGATGTGCGGGCGGCGCTGCTGGACTTGTCAGCGGCGCGCGAGCAACTCGACGCGGTACGCGAGCGGCTGGCGCTGTCGGAGCAGGAAGTCGCGCAGGCGCAGGAGCGGTTTCGCGCCGGCGTGGCGGGCAACGCCGACGTCATCAGCGCCCTGCTGTCCTTGAATTCGGCGCGTACGCTGCGAAACGACGTTCTGGCGGCCTATCAGACGGCGAGAGTGAGCCTGGCGCGCGCCGTGGGCGGCGTCCGGGAACTCCCGTGA
- a CDS encoding HlyD family secretion protein has product MTSPSRSARFRLLLPLALLAGAGYWAVQRWSFARTHEATDNAQIDGHIVPVVAKVGGYVTQVRVGENAHVADSGVLVELDAREYDVRLAQAEADLAGAMASSGDRRSEGQASAFLRTASSQREVGDAQVIAARATLTKATADLTRARELVAKQIISLAQLDAAQATYDAAVATLTATERSVNAATSGVSSAQAGVRLAQARLAASRAARDNAALQRSYTRITAPVSGIVSRKSVEVGQLVQPGQTLMSIVSDSGVYVTANFKETQLARIRVGQKVELEIDAYGGEHADGEIESIASATGAKFALLPPDNATGNFTKVVQRVPVRIRIRRTLGADRPLRPGMSVQANVIVK; this is encoded by the coding sequence ATGACCTCACCATCCCGTTCGGCGCGATTTCGCCTCCTGCTTCCTCTCGCGCTCCTTGCCGGCGCGGGGTACTGGGCCGTTCAACGCTGGTCGTTCGCCCGCACGCACGAAGCCACTGACAATGCGCAGATAGACGGCCACATCGTCCCGGTGGTCGCGAAAGTTGGCGGCTATGTCACGCAGGTCCGTGTTGGCGAGAATGCCCATGTGGCCGACTCCGGCGTGCTGGTGGAGCTTGACGCGCGCGAGTACGACGTGCGCCTGGCTCAGGCGGAGGCGGATCTGGCGGGCGCAATGGCGTCTTCGGGCGATCGGCGCAGCGAAGGCCAGGCCAGCGCCTTCCTCCGTACCGCATCGAGTCAACGCGAGGTTGGTGATGCACAAGTGATCGCCGCACGAGCCACCCTCACGAAGGCCACGGCCGACCTGACGCGCGCCAGAGAGTTGGTGGCGAAACAGATCATCAGTCTCGCGCAGCTGGATGCCGCGCAGGCCACGTACGACGCGGCCGTCGCGACGCTCACGGCGACCGAACGGTCGGTGAACGCCGCCACTTCGGGTGTCTCAAGCGCGCAGGCCGGCGTGCGGCTGGCGCAGGCGCGGTTGGCCGCCTCGCGTGCGGCCCGTGACAATGCCGCGCTGCAGCGTTCCTACACCCGCATCACCGCGCCAGTGAGCGGCATCGTGTCACGGAAGAGTGTGGAAGTGGGGCAATTGGTGCAGCCCGGGCAGACACTGATGTCGATCGTTTCCGACTCGGGCGTCTACGTCACCGCCAATTTCAAGGAAACGCAGCTGGCGCGCATTCGGGTTGGTCAGAAAGTGGAGCTCGAGATTGACGCGTACGGAGGCGAACACGCCGACGGCGAGATCGAGAGCATCGCGTCGGCCACCGGCGCCAAGTTCGCCCTGCTCCCACCGGACAATGCCACGGGCAACTTCACCAAGGTCGTGCAACGCGTGCCGGTGCGCATTCGCATCAGGCGGACGCTCGGCGCCGACCGACCGCTGCGGCCGGGCATGTCGGTCCAGGCCAACGTCATCGTCAAATAG
- a CDS encoding DHA2 family efflux MFS transporter permease subunit, protein MATTLLDLPALAPVQPAARAVEDDPYRNRYLIAIAVTLAAVLELVDTSIVNVAIPHMMGTLGATLDEVAWVSTSYIIANVIVIPMSSWLSAYFGRRRYLTGSILLFVLASFFCGAATTLWGLVFWRVIQGLGGGALLSTAQTTLFESFPPHERGIGQSIFGVGVMVGPTLGPTLGGYIVDAYAWPWIFYINVPLGLGAAYLVWSYVRNAAHQVRATSIDVWGIVLLATSVGSLQWMLERGERFDWFDSRFVVGLALVSLTSAILLVWRELSVHEPIIDLRILKSRQLAPGVTFAAFLGLALYGSVFVLPVFLQALHGYTAWQTGQVILPGALASAFTMAFVGRIAAKVDARPMIVFGAFLFLWSMWLMSQLTLDSGRNQLFWPLILRGVGLGFLFVPLTSATVAGLPMKSMGQGTGLFNLMRQLGGSLGIAIMATMLSRLTKVEKAVLTDHVGASDPATLDRLATLARGMMARGMDAAVAKQQALMMIDRQIAAQASVLAFSRLYLVSGLLLVAALPLLLIWKTGRASGASGEIPH, encoded by the coding sequence GTGGCCACCACGCTGCTGGACCTGCCCGCACTCGCGCCCGTGCAACCGGCCGCACGTGCGGTTGAAGATGATCCCTACAGGAACCGCTATCTCATCGCCATCGCGGTGACGCTGGCGGCCGTACTGGAGCTGGTCGACACCTCGATTGTCAACGTGGCCATCCCGCACATGATGGGCACACTGGGTGCGACCCTCGATGAGGTCGCGTGGGTGTCCACCTCGTACATCATTGCCAATGTGATTGTCATCCCGATGTCGAGCTGGCTGTCCGCGTATTTCGGACGCCGCCGTTATTTGACCGGATCGATCCTGCTGTTCGTGCTGGCGTCGTTCTTCTGCGGCGCCGCCACCACGCTCTGGGGGCTCGTGTTCTGGCGCGTCATCCAGGGGCTGGGGGGCGGGGCGCTGCTCTCGACGGCGCAAACCACCCTGTTCGAGTCGTTTCCACCACATGAACGTGGCATCGGTCAGTCGATCTTCGGAGTAGGGGTCATGGTCGGGCCGACACTGGGGCCGACGCTGGGCGGCTACATCGTGGACGCGTACGCGTGGCCGTGGATTTTCTACATCAACGTCCCGCTCGGACTCGGCGCGGCGTACCTCGTGTGGAGCTACGTCCGCAATGCCGCACATCAGGTGCGCGCCACGTCCATTGACGTCTGGGGCATCGTCTTGCTCGCCACATCGGTCGGGTCGTTGCAGTGGATGCTGGAACGCGGTGAGCGATTCGACTGGTTTGACTCGCGCTTTGTGGTGGGGTTGGCGCTCGTGAGCCTGACGTCGGCGATCCTGCTGGTGTGGCGTGAGCTCAGCGTGCATGAGCCCATCATCGACCTCCGCATTCTCAAGTCGCGGCAGCTCGCGCCGGGTGTCACGTTTGCGGCATTCCTGGGACTGGCACTGTACGGATCGGTCTTCGTGCTGCCGGTTTTCCTGCAGGCGCTGCACGGATACACGGCATGGCAGACGGGCCAAGTCATTCTCCCGGGCGCGCTGGCATCGGCCTTCACCATGGCGTTCGTCGGTCGGATCGCCGCGAAGGTGGACGCGCGTCCGATGATTGTGTTCGGTGCTTTCCTCTTTCTCTGGTCGATGTGGCTGATGTCGCAGCTCACGCTCGATTCGGGCCGGAACCAGCTGTTCTGGCCGCTGATCCTTCGCGGTGTGGGTCTCGGATTCCTGTTTGTGCCGCTGACCAGCGCAACAGTGGCGGGGTTGCCCATGAAGTCCATGGGTCAAGGCACCGGATTGTTCAACCTGATGCGTCAACTGGGCGGGTCGCTGGGTATTGCCATCATGGCGACCATGCTGTCGCGTCTCACCAAGGTGGAGAAAGCCGTGCTGACCGACCATGTTGGCGCCAGCGACCCGGCCACGCTCGATCGGTTGGCGACGCTGGCGCGCGGGATGATGGCACGTGGCATGGACGCCGCGGTCGCAAAACAGCAGGCGCTGATGATGATCGATCGTCAGATCGCCGCCCAGGCCAGCGTCTTGGCGTTTTCGCGGCTGTATCTGGTCAGCGGATTGCTGCTGGTGGCCGCCCTGCCGCTGCTGTTGATCTGGAAGACCGGCCGAGCGTCGGGAGCCAGCGGAGAGATTCCGCACTAG
- a CDS encoding HD domain-containing protein, with amino-acid sequence MPQPTRAAALALVHEWTQSESLRKHMLSVEAALRAYAARFGEDEELWGVTGLIHDFDYERFPNNALAADVEHPAEGVRHLRTLGWPETICDAVLGHADYTGVPRTSLLAKTLFACDELTGLITASALVKPSRAVADVDVPGVRRKMKDKAFARGVNRDDVIQGAEALGVPLDEHIGVVLAAMQGSAATLGLAGIPAAPADDSTASGRDA; translated from the coding sequence ATGCCCCAGCCAACCCGCGCCGCCGCCCTGGCGCTCGTCCATGAGTGGACGCAATCCGAGTCGCTTCGCAAGCACATGCTGTCTGTCGAGGCGGCCCTGCGCGCCTATGCGGCTCGCTTTGGTGAGGACGAGGAGCTCTGGGGCGTGACCGGGCTGATCCACGACTTCGATTACGAGCGGTTCCCTAACAATGCGCTCGCCGCCGACGTCGAACATCCGGCAGAGGGTGTTCGGCATCTGCGGACGTTGGGATGGCCGGAAACCATTTGTGACGCGGTCCTTGGGCATGCGGACTACACGGGCGTGCCCCGCACCAGTCTCTTGGCCAAGACCCTTTTCGCGTGCGACGAGCTGACCGGCCTGATCACGGCTTCGGCGCTGGTCAAACCGTCGCGGGCCGTGGCCGACGTCGACGTGCCAGGAGTTCGCAGGAAGATGAAGGACAAGGCGTTTGCACGAGGGGTCAATCGGGACGATGTCATCCAGGGGGCCGAAGCACTCGGGGTGCCGCTGGACGAGCACATCGGTGTGGTGCTGGCGGCCATGCAAGGGTCGGCGGCAACCCTCGGGCTTGCGGGGATTCCCGCCGCGCCGGCCGATGATTCAACGGCGTCCGGCCGCGACGCGTAA
- a CDS encoding sigma-70 family RNA polymerase sigma factor, giving the protein MTSLAFPVAGSIFPSGKHVAEGDPGGEGDDTERGGRSAEVVVPLPIEADRPEERVAPLGADALAERALVLAAQGGDSAAFAGLVHRHQRRAYAVARAIVLSHDDAEDAVQEGFLHAFRALERFRPEQAFGAWLHRIVANAALDIARRRKVRDADELPETLSSPHRDPAEADELRSRLASALSTLGERQRAVIVLHDVEGYKHAEIGTLLGIPEGTARSDLHHARAHLRRLLGNLRSTE; this is encoded by the coding sequence GTGACCTCACTTGCCTTCCCCGTAGCCGGTTCGATTTTCCCGTCAGGAAAGCACGTGGCGGAAGGGGATCCGGGGGGAGAGGGTGACGACACCGAGCGTGGGGGGCGGAGTGCGGAGGTCGTGGTGCCGCTGCCAATCGAGGCAGACCGGCCGGAGGAAAGGGTGGCGCCGCTTGGCGCTGACGCGCTCGCAGAACGCGCGTTGGTGCTGGCGGCTCAGGGTGGAGACAGTGCGGCGTTTGCGGGGTTGGTGCATCGGCATCAACGGCGGGCTTATGCGGTGGCACGAGCCATCGTGCTGTCGCATGACGACGCTGAAGACGCCGTACAAGAAGGATTCCTGCACGCGTTTCGCGCGCTTGAACGATTTCGACCGGAGCAGGCGTTTGGCGCCTGGCTGCACCGGATTGTTGCAAACGCCGCGCTGGACATCGCGCGGCGCCGGAAAGTGCGGGACGCGGACGAGTTGCCGGAGACACTGTCGTCTCCGCATCGCGACCCCGCGGAAGCGGATGAGTTGCGCTCACGATTGGCGAGCGCGCTCAGCACGTTGGGTGAACGGCAGCGCGCCGTGATCGTGTTGCACGATGTGGAAGGCTACAAGCATGCGGAGATCGGAACGCTCCTCGGAATTCCCGAAGGCACCGCCCGATCAGACCTGCACCATGCCCGGGCGCACTTGCGGCGCCTGCTGGGCAACTTGCGGAGCACGGAATGA
- a CDS encoding TolC family protein: MTRRLPVTVSVLFAGAVLLAAPLGAQADDGARPVTLQEAIDLAMRNAPAAVQAQGLDRTAGAARRQAIAAYVPTLNLTASSGHTQGTTINNFNGQLTALSGNPWSYGNGLGMNLELFDGGRRWSEISRIRSTAEVADISAISARFDASLQVKQQYYAALAARESEAAARAQLEQAEQQLRASSARVAAGVVTRSDSLRSAIQVGNAQLAVLTAQNDLRVANATLTRVAGSTTTITASPADTLDAQAPLPSESELAALLMQGPSVRLAEANVLVARAAKRTQRSSYLPTLTMGYNYNFSDNSRSFAGRNLLLVGGNNASRQTLNFNISYQVFNGFTRESQSVQLDVSLRNAEAQARDARLAARASLTSLLRAVQNAQARTTVQLAAIAAAEEDLRVQQQRYALGVSTLLDLLTSQTTLNQARQSLIQARFDGRVARAQLSSLVGRPL, encoded by the coding sequence ATGACACGCCGCCTACCAGTCACAGTCTCCGTGCTGTTCGCCGGGGCGGTCCTGCTGGCCGCCCCGCTTGGCGCTCAGGCGGATGACGGCGCACGCCCGGTCACGCTGCAGGAAGCCATTGATCTCGCCATGCGCAACGCGCCGGCGGCAGTACAAGCGCAGGGACTCGACCGCACGGCCGGCGCCGCCCGTCGACAGGCCATTGCCGCGTATGTGCCGACGCTCAACTTGACGGCGAGCAGCGGGCACACGCAGGGCACCACGATCAACAACTTCAACGGCCAGCTGACCGCTCTGAGCGGCAACCCGTGGAGCTACGGTAACGGCCTCGGCATGAATCTCGAACTCTTCGACGGTGGTCGTCGGTGGTCCGAGATCAGTCGAATTCGTTCCACGGCGGAAGTCGCTGATATCTCGGCGATCTCGGCGCGGTTCGATGCGTCCTTGCAGGTCAAGCAGCAGTACTATGCCGCGCTGGCGGCACGCGAGTCGGAAGCGGCCGCGCGAGCGCAGCTCGAGCAAGCCGAACAGCAACTTCGCGCCTCTTCGGCGCGAGTCGCGGCCGGTGTCGTGACGCGCTCGGATTCCCTGCGCTCGGCGATTCAGGTGGGCAACGCGCAGCTGGCGGTGCTCACGGCGCAGAACGATCTGCGCGTGGCCAACGCCACGCTCACCCGTGTGGCGGGTTCCACCACGACTATCACGGCGTCACCCGCTGATACGCTGGACGCGCAGGCCCCACTGCCTTCGGAGTCCGAACTCGCGGCGCTGTTGATGCAGGGACCGTCGGTGCGCCTCGCCGAAGCGAATGTGCTGGTGGCGCGGGCGGCCAAGCGCACGCAGCGCTCCTCGTATCTGCCCACGCTGACGATGGGCTACAACTACAACTTCAGTGACAACAGCCGCAGCTTTGCCGGTCGCAACCTGCTGCTGGTGGGCGGCAACAATGCCAGTCGCCAGACGTTGAACTTCAACATCTCGTATCAGGTCTTCAACGGCTTTACACGAGAATCGCAGAGTGTGCAGCTCGATGTTTCGCTGCGAAATGCCGAAGCACAGGCCCGCGATGCGCGCCTGGCCGCGCGCGCCAGCCTGACCTCGCTCCTGCGTGCCGTCCAGAACGCGCAGGCGCGGACGACCGTGCAGTTGGCGGCTATTGCCGCGGCGGAGGAAGACCTGCGCGTGCAGCAGCAACGCTATGCGCTCGGCGTTTCCACGTTGCTTGACCTGCTCACCTCGCAAACAACGCTCAATCAGGCGCGCCAATCGCTGATCCAGGCGCGATTCGATGGTCGTGTGGCTCGCGCGCAGCTGTCCTCGCTGGTCGGCCGGCCGCTATGA
- a CDS encoding efflux RND transporter periplasmic adaptor subunit, producing the protein MTQRAHRSTASTLLLVGAVLSSGLLSACAAKKEAAPVITNLVVERRTIVVNAQATGAVEPINVIEVKSKASGQITKIPVETGTQVRAGDLLVQVDTRDVQNQYDQASADLRSAKASIEIAEAAKKRADEMFKSRVITTPEYESAQLALTQAQGQIVRATTNLDLAKQRLEDATVVAPVSGTIIDKPVSLGQVIASATGSVSGGTTLLKMADLTKVRVRALVNETDIGNVRAGQTARVTVDAYPERPFMGVVEKIEPQAVVQQSVTMFPVIVSLDNSEGFLKPGMNGEVSMNVNRRENVIAVSNDAVRTVREAATSAAFVGLNPDSVQAQVREMQAAMGNGRGGAPDAGGMGQPAGDSPAAKTVDAAGQKPTGAPMGGGRPSGSGDSQGGQRPRRSRGDSSGGMSGTTGGSGTGDSGRGRRRGGSDSAGAMGGGTGRAGGSRNAMGGGAPAAMGAGMQGGRPGGVTRVRTALVFVQIGEGKYEPRLVRLGAADYDYSEVVSGLKEGEKVASLSVAALQAKRDQANDRFRTMTGGGGIPGTQTQAPRGGGGAPGGGGGGGGRPPGGN; encoded by the coding sequence GTGACCCAACGTGCCCATCGCTCCACTGCCTCCACACTTCTGCTCGTCGGCGCTGTGCTCAGCAGTGGCCTGCTATCGGCCTGTGCCGCCAAGAAGGAAGCCGCCCCCGTCATCACCAACCTGGTCGTCGAGCGCCGCACCATTGTGGTGAATGCGCAGGCGACCGGTGCGGTGGAACCGATCAACGTCATCGAAGTGAAATCGAAGGCGTCGGGACAGATCACCAAGATCCCCGTCGAGACCGGAACACAAGTGCGGGCCGGCGACCTGCTGGTGCAGGTGGATACACGCGACGTGCAGAATCAATACGATCAGGCGAGCGCGGACTTGCGAAGCGCCAAGGCCAGTATCGAGATCGCCGAGGCGGCCAAGAAGCGCGCCGATGAGATGTTCAAGTCGCGCGTCATCACCACCCCGGAGTACGAGAGCGCCCAACTGGCCCTGACCCAGGCCCAGGGCCAGATCGTCCGCGCCACCACCAACCTGGACCTCGCGAAACAGCGTTTGGAGGACGCCACGGTGGTCGCGCCGGTGAGTGGCACGATCATCGACAAGCCCGTGTCGCTGGGTCAGGTGATTGCGTCGGCCACCGGCTCGGTGTCGGGCGGTACCACGCTGCTCAAGATGGCCGACCTCACCAAGGTCCGCGTGCGCGCGCTGGTGAACGAGACGGATATCGGCAACGTGCGCGCGGGCCAGACGGCACGGGTCACCGTCGACGCGTATCCCGAGCGTCCGTTCATGGGGGTGGTTGAAAAGATTGAACCGCAGGCCGTGGTGCAGCAGAGCGTGACGATGTTCCCGGTGATCGTATCGCTGGACAACAGCGAAGGCTTCCTGAAGCCCGGCATGAACGGCGAAGTCTCCATGAACGTCAACCGCCGCGAGAACGTCATTGCGGTGTCGAACGATGCCGTGCGCACCGTGCGCGAGGCGGCCACCTCCGCAGCCTTTGTCGGCTTGAACCCGGATTCGGTGCAGGCGCAGGTGCGCGAGATGCAGGCCGCGATGGGGAATGGTCGTGGCGGAGCGCCAGATGCCGGCGGCATGGGACAACCCGCTGGTGATTCGCCCGCCGCGAAGACGGTTGATGCGGCGGGGCAGAAGCCGACGGGCGCGCCCATGGGCGGTGGCCGCCCCTCCGGTAGTGGCGATTCGCAGGGTGGACAGCGCCCGCGCCGCAGCCGTGGCGACAGCAGTGGCGGAATGAGTGGCACCACCGGCGGAAGCGGCACGGGTGATTCGGGACGTGGACGTCGTCGCGGCGGCAGTGATAGCGCTGGTGCGATGGGCGGCGGCACGGGACGCGCAGGTGGCAGCCGGAACGCCATGGGCGGTGGTGCCCCGGCCGCGATGGGCGCTGGCATGCAAGGTGGGCGTCCAGGTGGCGTGACGCGCGTGCGCACCGCGCTGGTGTTTGTACAGATCGGCGAGGGCAAGTACGAGCCGAGGCTCGTGCGTCTTGGAGCGGCGGACTATGACTACTCCGAGGTGGTCTCGGGGTTGAAGGAAGGCGAGAAGGTCGCCTCGCTCTCGGTTGCGGCGCTCCAAGCCAAGCGTGATCAGGCGAACGACCGATTCCGCACGATGACGGGCGGCGGTGGTATCCCTGGTACCCAAACACAGGCGCCGCGTGGCGGCGGCGGTGCGCCAGGTGGTGGTGGTGGTGGCGGCGGACGTCCGCCCGGAGGCAACTGA